The following coding sequences lie in one Lolium perenne isolate Kyuss_39 chromosome 2, Kyuss_2.0, whole genome shotgun sequence genomic window:
- the LOC127337095 gene encoding cysteine protease ATG4A, which produces MTSLPQRGAAPPSDSQSPSPSPHCGDAAVASSSSSSAPEQRQNSGPKQCKATLLSSVLAVFDPDQASSSSSAGSRLPAHASVSHAWSRVLRRIVGDGSMWRLLGCARALTDADVWLLGKCYKLSSSSSEEPSGDPDHESGGHAAFLEDFSSRIWVTYRKGFDAISDPKSKLTTDVNWGCMVRSSQMLVAQALIFHHLGRSWRKPSQNPCNPEYIRILHLFGDSEACAFSIHNLLEAGKSYGLAAGSWVGPYAMCRAWQTLVRTSRERLEAADRNGNFPMALYVVSGDEDGERGGAPVVCIDAAAQLCYDFNKDQSTWSPILLLVPLVLGLDKINPRYIPLLKETFTFPQSLGILGGKPGASTYIAGVQDDRALYLDPHETQLAVNIASDNLEADTSSYHCSTVRDMALDLLDPSLAIGFYCRNKDDFDDFCSRASELAEKANGAPLFTVVQSVQPLKQMYDQHDGSGCSGEAMADNIDVEDLDGSGETGEDEWQIL; this is translated from the exons ATGACGAGCTTGCCTCAGAGGGGTGCAGCACCGCCGTCCGATTCGCAGTCGCCCTCACCCTCACCGCACTGCGGAGACGCCGCcgtagcctcctcctcctcctcttccgccCCGGAGCAGAGGCAGAACAGCGGCCCGAAGCAGTGCAAGGCCACGCTCCTCTCCAGCGTCCTCGCCGTCTTCGACCCAGAccaggcctcctcctcctcgtctgccGGGAGCAGGCTGCCGGCCCACGCCTCCGTGTCCCATGCTTGGTCCAGGGTTCTGAGGAGGATCGTGGGCGACGGCTCCATGTGGCGTCTCCTCGGCTGCGCCAGGGCCCTCACCGACGCCGACGTCTGGCTCCTCGGAAAATGCTACaagctgtcgtcgtcgtcgtccgagGAGCCGTCGGGTGACCCCGACCACGAGAGCGGCGGGCACGCCGCGTTCCTGGAGGACTTCTCGTCGAGGATATGGGTCACCTACCGGAAAG GTTTTGATGCCATATCCGACCCCAAGTCCAAGCTCACGACCGATGTCAACTGGGGCTGCATGGTCAGAAGCAGCCAGATGCTGGTTGCGCAG GCACTGATTTTTCACCATCTTGGGAGGTCCTGGAGAAAGCCTTCACAGAAT CCATGCAACCCAGAATATATAAGGATCCTGCACCTGTTTGGTGACTCTGAAGCTTGTGCTTTCTCCATTCACAATTTGCTTGAAGCCGGTAAAAGTTACGGTCTGGCTGCTGGATCGTGGGTGGGCCCATATGCTATGTGCCGGGCATGGCAAACCCTTGTCCGCACAAGTAGAGAGCGGCTTGAAGCTGCAGATAGGAATGGAAATTTCCCTATGGCGCTCTATGTGGTTTCGGGCGATGAAGACGGTGAAAGAGGTGGAGCTCCAGTTGTTTGCATTGATGCTGCGGCTCAGCTTTGCTACGATTTCAACAAAGATCAATCAACGTGGTCACCTATTCTTTTGTTGGTTCCTCTGGTTCTTGGCCTTGACAAGATTAATCCAAG GTACATCCCGCTACTAAAGGAGACATTCACATTTCCTCAAAGCTTGGGCATCTTAGGTGGAAAACCTGGAGCATCAACTTACATTGCTGGGGTACAGGATGACAGGGCACTCTACCTAGATCCCCATGAAACTCAGCTG GCAGTTAACATAGCATCTGATAACCTGGAGGCAGACACTTCCTCATACCACTGCAG TACCGTCCGAGATATGGCTCTAGACCTGCTAGATCCATCCCTGGCTATTGGCTTTTACTGCCGCAACAAAG ATGACTTCGACGATTTCTGTTCTCGAGCTTCTGAGCTGGCGGAAAAGGCGAACGGGGCGCCGCTCTTCACCGTCGTGCAGTCAGTCCAACCTTTAAAACAAATGTACGACCAACATGACGGATCAGGCTGTTCAGGGGAAGCCATGGCTGACAACATCGACGTGGAGGACCTCGATGGCTCTGGCGAAACAGGAGAAGATGAGTGGCAGATTCTCTAG